A region from the Lolium perenne isolate Kyuss_39 chromosome 4, Kyuss_2.0, whole genome shotgun sequence genome encodes:
- the LOC139830818 gene encoding uncharacterized protein, giving the protein MEAWTHMKLVTPGPNEPRPAPEMYYGKAKENKERYCEEYAKLHPEVEDPMTEPVDEVAMMLAGSGQPHGRPACLAGGFKPQRNFTQIKATLPSGSYATSSRTTCRSRVEVDVSHPHFHPLF; this is encoded by the coding sequence atggaagcgtggacgcacatgaagctggtgacgcccggtccgaacgagcctcggcccgcgcctgagatgtactacggcaaggccaaagagaacaaggaaagatactgcgaggagtacgccaagctccatccagaggtggaggaccctatgaccgagccggtcgacgaggtggcgatgatgctggcggggtccggccagccgcatggacgtcctgcctgccttgctgggggtttcaagcctcagaggaacttcacgcagatcaaggctaccctcccctccggcagctacgctacctcctcgcggactacatgccgttctcgggtagaggttgatgtaagtcatccacactttcatcctctgttttga